GGGCGGCCTCGTCCACCAGACATTCGACGGTGCCGGCGCCCACATACCCGACGGCCTCCCCGGCGCGGACGGCGGCGGCCAGCATCCGGGCCCGCAGGTCGGGTCCGACTCCTGGCGACGGGGTCTCCTCGGCGACCTTCTGGTTGCGGCGCTGCACCGAGCAGTCCCGTTCGCCCAGCGCGACCACCCGGGCCGGACGATCGCCGTCGGCGGGTAAACCGAGGATCTGCACCTCGACGTGCCGGGCCACCGGCAGGAACCGCTCCAGCAGGACGGAGGCGTCGCCGAACATGCGCTCGGCGAAGGCGGCGATCCGCTCGAACTGCTCGGCCACCTCGTCCGGCCCGTGGGCGACGCTCATGCCCATCCCGCCGCCGCCGGCCGATGCCTTCAGCATCACCGGGAATCCGATCCCGTCGGCCGCGGACCGGGCCGCCGCCGCATCGGTCACCGGCTCACGGGTGCCGGCTGCGACGGGAACACCGGCGTCCTGCAACAGGTTCCGCGCGTTGATCTTGTCGCCCATCTGCTCGATGACGTCGGCCGACGGACCCACCCAGATCAGGCCGGCGTCGACGACGGCCCGGGCGAAGTCCGCGTTCTCGGACAGGAATCCGTAGCCGGGATGGATGGCCTGCGCGCCGGTCTCGCGGGCGGCCCGCAGGATGGCCTCGACGTTGCGGTACGACTCCGCCGGGGCGGCCGCGCCGATCGCCACGGCCACGTCGGCCTCCGTGACGAAGGGCAGGTTCGCGTCGACGTCGGAGTGCACGGCGACGGTGCGTAGGCCCATCCGCCGCGCGGTGCGGATGACCCGGCGGGCGATCTCGCCGCGGTTGGCCACGAGCAGGGTGTCGAACATCGTCGTCCTTGGGGTCGGTACCGGCGGGTGGTCGGGACAGCATGCCGCACCGGCGTCGTCGTGAGCGGTCGCCGCCACGGGATGGGTGGCGCTGCGAGCTGCGGGGACGGTCGACTTTCGCGCACTAGGCTTGGACGCCGAAGGCGGAAGAGGCGGTGGACATGGCGACGTCAGGCCGTGACGAGGACAGACTGGCCCGCGCGGCCCGGCTGTACTTCATCGACGGGCTCTCCCAGCAGGAGGTCGCCGATGCGCTGAAGACCACGCGCTCCAACGTCTCCCGCATGCTGACCGCGGCCAAGGAACGTGGCGTCGTGCAAATACGGATCGTCGACACCAGCGGCCGCGACGTCAAATTGGAGACCGCCCTCACGGAGGAGCTGGGCCTGTCCGAGGCCCTGGTCGCCCGCGTACCGCCGTCGGCGGTCGGGCGGGCCGTCGGGCAGCTCGGCGCGACCTGGCTGATGGACCGCATCCACGACGGTCAGACCCTCGCGGTGTCGTGGGGGCAGACCCTGCAGAACATGGTCTGGGAGGTCACCGCCGATCAGTCCTACGACGTCGAGATCGTCCAGATGGTCGGCGGCCTCTCGCATCTCGACACCTCGCCCACCGGTCACGAGCTGGTCCGCGAACTCGCCGCCCGGCTCGGTGCGCACTACCGCTACCTGCACGCGCCCGTCGTCCTCGACCGCCCGGAGGGGGTTGCCGCGTTGATGGCCGAACGGTCCATCAGCGGCGTCCTGGAGGCGGTGAAGCGGGCCGACATCGCTTTGGTGGGTGTCGGTTCCGCGGTGTCCGGCTCGACCCGGGGCCTGGTGGACGACATGGGTCTGACCGCCGCGCAGCGCGCTGCATTCGACGCCGCCGACCCGGCCGGCGCCATCTGCGCGCGCTTCTACGACTGGCAGGGCCGGCCCATCCACGGCACCGCGAACGACCGGGTCCTCGGCGTGACGCTGGAGGACCTGCGGGCCATCCCCACCGTGTTCGGCATCGCCACCGGGGCACAGAAGGCGGCCGGGTTGCTCGGGGCCATCCGCGGGGGACTGATCGACGTGCTCTGCTGCGACGTGGCCGCTGCGCGTGCGGTCCTGGAACTCCATCGCGGTGGGAACCGGTCCGGATAGCACGAAGCCCGGGACCGGAGCGGTGTGCTCCGATCCCGGGCTCTGGTCGGGTCAGTCGCGCAGCTTGGCCACGATGGTCGCCAGCGTGGCGTCGACGCCCATCCCGGTGAGGAACGGCAGGCCGTTCACCGACGGGGTGGTGACCGAAGCCGGAACGGCGGTCGTGGCCACGATGAGGTCGGCGTCGACCTCGCCGCCGCCCACGATGTCCATGACCTTGCCCTGGCGCACGGCGACGTCGATCCCCTGAGCGGCGCAGTGTTCCTTGATGCGGGTGGCGACGACGGTGGACGTGGCCACGCCCGTTCCGCAGATGACGAGAATGCGCTTGGCTGCCATGGTTTCTCCCTGTGTCAGGTCGTGGTCGGATGCTCCGGTGGTGCGGGGCCCCGGCAGTGCGCCGCGGCCCTGTGTGCTGGTCGACGCTCAGACGCCGGCGTCGAGGATGCCCATGGCTCGGTTGACTGCCGCGGCCAGCTCGTCCGGGGTGGTGATGCCGTCCCAATCGGGCCAGGCGTCGGCCTGCGCGGCCTGCAGCACCTGGCCGAGCAAAGGCACCTGGGCGGTCGGGTCGGTGACCAGCAGAGCGATCACCAGCCGGACTGCGACAGTCGCCTCGCCCGTGCCACCCATCTCCCCGAAGCTGATCGCCGGCTCGAGCAGCGCGGCGGCCAGAGCCGGTCGCCGCACGTGCTGGACGTCCGTGTGCGGAATCGCGATCGGGGTGGGGGTCGGCAGGCCCGTCGGGAAGACGACCTCCCGGTCGATGATGGCCTGCGCGAAGGTGTCGTGCGCGTAGCCGGCCTCGACGGCCAGGGCGGCGACCTGGGTCAACAGCTCCGTGGAGGTCGTGGCTTGCGGGCGGACCAGGCAGAGCGCCGGTTGCACACGCATGTCGCCCGCGGCTTCCGTATGGGCGGTGCTCACTCGGCGTTGACCCCGGTGACCGCAGCGGCCTGCTGCTCGGCCAGGTCCCGGCGACGCACGACGCGGCGGATGACCAGGGCGAACCCGATGGCGAAGACGAGCAGCACAGGCGGGCCGTAGGTGCCGATCTTGCCGCCGAGGTACAGCAGACCGGTCAGCGGGTTGGCCCCGTCGACCAGGGACGAGAACTGCGAGGCGCCGCCCTCCGGGGTGAAGCCGGAGGCGGTGGCGA
This sequence is a window from Nakamurella flava. Protein-coding genes within it:
- a CDS encoding PTS sugar transporter subunit IIB; the protein is MAAKRILVICGTGVATSTVVATRIKEHCAAQGIDVAVRQGKVMDIVGGGEVDADLIVATTAVPASVTTPSVNGLPFLTGMGVDATLATIVAKLRD
- a CDS encoding PTS sugar transporter subunit IIA gives rise to the protein MRVQPALCLVRPQATTSTELLTQVAALAVEAGYAHDTFAQAIIDREVVFPTGLPTPTPIAIPHTDVQHVRRPALAAALLEPAISFGEMGGTGEATVAVRLVIALLVTDPTAQVPLLGQVLQAAQADAWPDWDGITTPDELAAAVNRAMGILDAGV
- a CDS encoding acetyl-CoA carboxylase biotin carboxylase subunit, encoding MFDTLLVANRGEIARRVIRTARRMGLRTVAVHSDVDANLPFVTEADVAVAIGAAAPAESYRNVEAILRAARETGAQAIHPGYGFLSENADFARAVVDAGLIWVGPSADVIEQMGDKINARNLLQDAGVPVAAGTREPVTDAAAARSAADGIGFPVMLKASAGGGGMGMSVAHGPDEVAEQFERIAAFAERMFGDASVLLERFLPVARHVEVQILGLPADGDRPARVVALGERDCSVQRRNQKVAEETPSPGVGPDLRARMLAAAVRAGEAVGYVGAGTVECLVDEAAQDFVFLEMNTRLQVEHPITEAVTGLDLVEQQLLIAGGQPITFDPDGVTVSGHAIELRINAEDPKRFLPGPGAVRRWDEPSGAGVRVDSGYAAGTTVTPSYDSLMAKLIVHGADRDEALGRAREAVAGFAIEGPKCNLPFFAELLEHPEFVSGHYDTGIVGRMRASGR
- a CDS encoding sugar-binding transcriptional regulator, which encodes MATSGRDEDRLARAARLYFIDGLSQQEVADALKTTRSNVSRMLTAAKERGVVQIRIVDTSGRDVKLETALTEELGLSEALVARVPPSAVGRAVGQLGATWLMDRIHDGQTLAVSWGQTLQNMVWEVTADQSYDVEIVQMVGGLSHLDTSPTGHELVRELAARLGAHYRYLHAPVVLDRPEGVAALMAERSISGVLEAVKRADIALVGVGSAVSGSTRGLVDDMGLTAAQRAAFDAADPAGAICARFYDWQGRPIHGTANDRVLGVTLEDLRAIPTVFGIATGAQKAAGLLGAIRGGLIDVLCCDVAAARAVLELHRGGNRSG